From a single Rutidosis leptorrhynchoides isolate AG116_Rl617_1_P2 chromosome 5, CSIRO_AGI_Rlap_v1, whole genome shotgun sequence genomic region:
- the LOC139846732 gene encoding S-adenosylmethionine synthase 2 — protein sequence METFLFTSESVNEGHPDKLCDQISDAVLDACLAQDPDSKVACETCTKTNMVMVFGEITTKANVDYEKIVRDTCREIGFVSDDVGLDADNCKVLVNIEQQSPDIAQGVHGHLTKKPEDIGAGDQGHMFGYATDETPELMPLSHVLATKLGARLTEVRKDGTCAWLRPDGKTQVTVEYHNDNGAMVPLRVHTILISTQHDETVTNDEIAADLKEHVIKPVVPAKYLDEKTIFHLNPSGRFVIGGPHGDAGLTGRKIIIDTYGGWGAHGGGAFSGKDPTKVDRSGAYIVRQAAKSIVACGLARRAIVQVSYAIGVPEPLSVFVDTYGTGKIHDREILKIVKENFDFRPGMISINLDLKRGGNKRFLKTAAYGHFGRTDPDFTWEVVKELKWEKA from the coding sequence ATGGAGACCTTTTTGTTCACATCTGAATCTGTGAACGAGGGACACCCAGACAAACTCTGTGATCAAATATCTGATGCAGTTCTTGATGCTTGTTTAGCTCAGGACCCTGACAGCAAGGTTGCTTGTGAAACCTGCACCAAAACCAACATGGTTATGGTTTTTGGTGAGATCACAACTAAAGCTAATGTTGATTACGAAAAAATTGTGCGTGATACTTGCCGTGAAATCGGATTTGTTTCCGATGATGTAGGTTTAGATGCTGATAACTGTAAGGTTTTAGTTAACATTGAGCAACAAAGTCCTGATATTGCTCAAGGTGTTCATGGTCATTTAACTAAAAAACCAGAGGATATTGGTGCTGGTGATCAAGGTCATATGTTTGGTTATGCTACTGATGAAACACCTGAACTTATGCCTCTTAGTCATGTTCTTGCCACTAAGCTGGGTGCTCGTTTGACCGAAGTTCGAAAGGATGGAACTTGTGCTTGGCTTAGGCCTGATGGAAAGACGCAAGTGACGGTTGAGTACCATAACGATAACGGTGCGATGGTCCCGCTTCGTGTACACACGATTCTTATTTCGACTCAACATGATGAGACTGTTACCAATGATGAAATTGCAGCTGATCTTAAGGAACATGTGATTAAGCCTGTTGTGCCTGCTAAGTACCTTGATGAGAAGACCATATTCCATCTTAACCCGTCGGGTCGTTTTGTCATTGGTGGACCCCATGGTGACGCTGGGCTAACCGGGCGTAAGATTATTATTGATACTTATGGTGGTTGGGGGGCCCACGGGGGCGGTGCTTTTTCCGGAAAGGACCCCACTAAGGTGGACAGGAGTGGTGCTTATATTGTTAGGCAAGCTGCTAAGAGCATTGTGGCTTGTGGGTTAGCTAGGCGGGCTATTGTTCAGGTGTCGTATGCAATTGGTGTCCCTGAACCGTTGTCGGTTTTTGTTGATACTTATGGAACAGGAAAGATTCATGATAGGGAGATTTTGAAGATTGTTAAGGAGAACTTTGATTTCAGGCCTGGAATGATCTCTATCAACCTTGATCTTAAAAGAGGTGGGAACAAGAGGTTCTTGAAGACGGCTGCGTACGGACATTTCGGTAGGACCGACCCGGATTTCACTTGGGAGGTGGTGAAGGAACTTAAGTGGGAGAAGGCTTAA
- the LOC139848779 gene encoding protein FAR1-RELATED SEQUENCE 6-like has protein sequence MSNFHAESSEMVQDNANQNSQSNDVMKENHDDNPIVGMIFDSEDELYSYYNKYAYKMGFGVRKSSTRVKDDKKYYALGCHKSGVYEPKTETNKKSKSCKTDCKAKISVIVYCDGRCTISCVTLEHNHAKNLNSLVVEAEGYENLAFDERDCRNYIAKARQLRLGKGDAEALRDYFVRMQKRNSNFFYVIDMDDEGRLKNVFWADARSRAAYESFGDVVSFDSTYLTNKYDMPFAPFVGVNHHGQSMLFGCGLVSREDTETYVWLFKAWLECMGGRSPKAIITDQCRAIQGAVARVFPESRHRLCLWHIMKKVPEKLGKLKQYKAIKKTLKSIVYESIQSQEFEDGWSQLIKDYDLEKNEWLSSLFNDRKCWVPVYVKEIFWAGMSTTQRSEGMNAFFDDFVNSKTSLRQFVEQYDNALKSKIEKENKADFDSLNASYKLMTGFYFERQFRDSYTNAMFKLVQVELHSMLFCNHSLLTTNGTISIYNVTDILRGKRGELKRKVVYTMSYDEIGTDIQCSCHLFEFRGIICRHMMKILIEKDIKEIPVCYILSRWRKDLKHRHYHVINCYEDLKSGRAKQFDQLCSSFYEVAHLADSQEKYDYLLEYIKLAKQKLIDDSSWGVNSNKKIVSEDHNHVPEPSKPLLPPTQVRSKGRPPTKRKESKIEQVTKGKRKRNIWLVRLKLSVGIARDFLCFSNI, from the exons ATGTCAAATTTTCATGCGGAATCTTCAGAGATGGTACAAGATAATGCAAATCAAAATTCGCAAAGCAATGATGTTATGAAAGAAAATCATGATGACAATCCCATTGTTGGGATGATTTTTGATTCAGAAGATGAGTTATATAGTTACTACAACAAATATGCCTATAAAATGGGGTTTGGAGTTCGTAAATCTAGTACAAGGGTAAAGGATGATAAAAAATACTATGCACTTGGATGTCATAAAAGTGGTGTATATGAGCCTAAGACGGAAACCAACAAGAAAAGTAAGTCGTGCAAAACAGATTGTAAAGCAAAAATTAGTGTGATTGTTTATTGTGATGGAAGATGCACCATCTCTTGTGTTACTCTGGAGCATAATCATG CAAAAAATTTAAATTCCCTAGTAGTTGAAGCCGAAGGATATGAGAACCTGGCATTTGATGAAAGAGATTGTAGAAACTACATTGCAAAGGCCAGACAACTAAGACTTGGGAAGGGAGATGCGGAAGCACTTCGTGATTATTTTGTTCGTATGCAAAAAAGAAATTCGAATTTTTTCTATGTGATTGACATGGACGATGAAGGCCGTTTGAAAAATGTATTTTGGGCTGATGCAAGGTCTAGAGCAGCCTATGAGTCATTCGGAGATGTTGTATCTTTTGATAGCACATATTTAACTAACAAATATGATATGCCTTTTGCTCCTTTTGTTGGAGTAAATCACCATGGACAATCAATGTTATTTGGTTGTGGTTTAGTTTCACGTGAGGATACCGAGACGTATGTGTGGTTATTTAAGGCATGGTTGGAATGCATGGGTGGACGTTCACCAAAAGCCATAATAACAGACCAATGTCGAGCAATCCAAGGAGCTGTGGCACGTGTATTTCCCGAATCTCGTCACCGCCTGTGTCTATGGCATATTATGAAAAAGGTACCAGAAAAATTGGGCAAACTGAAACAGTATAAAGCAATAAAAAAGACTTTAAAGTCCATAGTATATGAGTCTATACAGTCTCAAGAGTTTGAGGATGGGTGGTCCCAATTGATAAAAGACTATGATCTTGAAAAAAATGAGTGGTTAAGTTCCTTGTTTAATGATCGAAAGTGTTGGGTGCCAGTGTATGTCAAAGAAATATTTTGGGCAGGGATGTCTACTACTCAGAGAAGTGAAGGCATGAACGCTTTTTTTGATGATTTTGTTAATTCTAAAACATCCTTGCGACAATTTGTCGAACAATATGACAATGCACTAAAAAGCAAAATTGAGAAAGAAAATAAGGCTGATTTCGACTCTCTTAATGCTTCGTATAAACTGATGACTGGATTTTACTTTGAAAGACAATTTCGAGATTCCTACACCAATGCAATGTTTAAGTTAGTGCAGGTTGAACTACATAGTATGTTGTTTTGTAATCACTCACTATTAACAACAAATGGTACAATATCCATATATAACGTCACTGATATTCTGAGAGGCAAACGTGGAGAGTTGAAAAGGAAAGTTGTTTACACTATGAGTTATGATGAAATTGGAACTGATATCCAATGTTCTTGCCATTTATTTGAGTTTCGGGGAATTATTTGTAGGCATATGATGAaaattttgatcgagaaagatatCAAAGAAATTCCCGTGTGTTATATCTTGTCGAGATGGAGGAAAGATTTGAAGCATCGACACTATCATGTGATCAATTGTTATGAAGATTTGAAGAGTGGGCGTGCTAAACAGTTTGATCAACTATGTTCTTCCTTTTATGAAGTTGCACATCTTGCTGATTCTCAAGAAAAGTATGATTATTTACTTGAATATATAAAATTGGCAAAACAAAAGCTAATAGATGATTCGAGTTGGGGTGTTAATAGTAACAAAAAAATAGTATCAGAAGATCATAATCATGTTCCAGAGCCATCTAAACCCTTGTTACCCCCAACGCAAGTACGTAGTAAAGGTCGCCCACCAACAAAGAGAAAAGAATCCAAGATAGAACAGGTTACAAAAGGGAAGAGAAAGAGAAAC ATATGGTTAGTTCGGCTCAAGCTCTCTGTTGGAATAGCAAGAGACTTTTTATGTTTTTCAAATATTTAA